In Vibrio pomeroyi, the genomic window GAACAATCATTTGCAGAACCCCCTTCTGAAAAGGTGTTGATGAGCTTTTCTTTTGATACGCAATCAATTGGTAAGCAATAGCGTTTTCGTTAGTGCAAGGATTTGTTGTTTATGTGAGCCAAATTACATATTATCTTAATAAGATGAATGAAATTTAGACACTTTACTGTGCTTGTGTCTGCTTACTTTTACAAATGGAGCTTGCGAATGATTAATAAACGTTTTTTTAAGACGAAAGATGAAGTGGAAGTGACCTTCGAGCTAGAAGCTCAAGAAGCGAACTCTGTATCCATTGTTGCTGACTTCCTTGACTGGAAAGCCACGCCAATGAAAAAACTGGCGAAAGGAAAAGTCTACAAATTCAAAACTCGCTTACCTAAAGATGGCGAGTTTCAATTTCGCTACTTAGTTGATGATCAGCAATGGGTAAACGATTCGAATGCCGACCGTTACATTCCCAATGAATTTGGCGAAGACAACTGCCTAGTGTCGACGGTTAACGCTTAATCGCGACCGTTTGTTTTAGGTAAAAAGTCGCGTTTTTTGAACTAAGCCGTTTTGCTTCAACCGTGATAATGGGTTGAGTCGTTTAAGCGCTTCATTTGCTAAAAACAGCGACCAATTCGCTTCGTTTATTAATTATTCGAAACGGAATAACGTAAATCAATAGAAAGCAGAAACTAGCCGTTTCTGCTTTTTTATTTTCAAATTTAGCGGTTAATTTTATTTGGAGAGAAGTGAACGTTCACTTACGGCAACTCAATGACTTAGCTCTAAGTAGACAGATTCACGTCATATTATGACAATGCATTGATGATTTATGCGTTTGAAAAGCATATCCTATGCCTTTATATCGTAGAAAGACCTGTTTACCGTGTATTCAAAAATATTTCCCTCTCCGTTTGCTGAGCTTTCACCTGTAAAAAAAGTAGCTATTCTGGGACTGCCACTTATTGCTGCGATTGGTGTTGCTTTGCAATCGTCACAATCGGATCTGACGAAAACGATCGATCTTGATTTACCCGACTCAACCGTGATTGAGTCTATTCTGTCACCTTCTTCTGTTACTGTTATCGAGCCGCCAACGTTTGAGTACCAAATTCAAACGGGCGATAACTTAAGTAGCATCTTCACTCAGCTTGGGTTTTCTTATAAATCGATGATGAGCGTGATGGAAACCGATTTAAACTTCCTTGCGTTAGACACGCTTCGTCCGGGTAACACATTGCGCTTTTGGCGTGATGAGGCGATGGGCGATCTTTCTAAAATGGAACTTCAATTTAGTGTTGCTGATAAAGTGGTTTACCGACTACTTGAAGATGGCACATACGAGTTTGAAGATATCTCTATTCCGGGCGAATGGAAGCAGCGACCTCTGGTGGGTGATATTCATGGCAGCTTCTCAATGTCGGCGAATAAAGCTGGCCTGAACAGCCTTGAGATTGACCATATTGTGACCCTTCTTAAAGACAAGCTGAACTTCAGCCGAGACTTACGTGCTGGCGATCAGTTTGAGGTGCTTCAGAAAGCGCAATTCGTTGATGGTGTTGCTACGGGCAAACGCGAAATTGAAGCGATTAAGATCATTAACCGCAATCGTGTTGTTTCTGCCTACCTTCATACTGATGGCCAATATTACGACGCAGACGGCGATAGCCTTCAACGTGCTTTCCAACGTTATCCTGTAAGTAGCAGCTGGCGTCAGAGTTCTCAATTTAACCCTAAACGTCTACACCCGGTGACTGGCCGAATCTCACCGCACAACGGTACCGATTTCGCGACACCAATTGGCACGCCTGTTCAAGCAACGGGTGACGGCAAAGTGATCATGACGCGTAAACACCCTTATGCGGGTAACTATGTGGTGATCCAACACGGTAGCACTTATAAAACGCGTTACTTGCACTTAAGCAAGATCCTTGTTCGTAAAGGACAAACGGTATCTCGTGGTCAACGTATTGGCCTATCGGGTAAAACAGGTCGAGTGACAGGTGCTCACTTGCACTATGAACTGATTGAACGTGGTCGTCCTGTTGATGCGATGAAAGCGAATATCCCAATGGCCGATTCTGTGCCTAAAAAGGAAAA contains:
- a CDS encoding peptidoglycan DD-metalloendopeptidase family protein; this translates as MYSKIFPSPFAELSPVKKVAILGLPLIAAIGVALQSSQSDLTKTIDLDLPDSTVIESILSPSSVTVIEPPTFEYQIQTGDNLSSIFTQLGFSYKSMMSVMETDLNFLALDTLRPGNTLRFWRDEAMGDLSKMELQFSVADKVVYRLLEDGTYEFEDISIPGEWKQRPLVGDIHGSFSMSANKAGLNSLEIDHIVTLLKDKLNFSRDLRAGDQFEVLQKAQFVDGVATGKREIEAIKIINRNRVVSAYLHTDGQYYDADGDSLQRAFQRYPVSSSWRQSSQFNPKRLHPVTGRISPHNGTDFATPIGTPVQATGDGKVIMTRKHPYAGNYVVIQHGSTYKTRYLHLSKILVRKGQTVSRGQRIGLSGKTGRVTGAHLHYELIERGRPVDAMKANIPMADSVPKKEKATFTAARDEADKLLKAALETRNLAMVNNASK
- a CDS encoding isoamylase early set domain-containing protein, with translation MINKRFFKTKDEVEVTFELEAQEANSVSIVADFLDWKATPMKKLAKGKVYKFKTRLPKDGEFQFRYLVDDQQWVNDSNADRYIPNEFGEDNCLVSTVNA